One part of the Epinephelus fuscoguttatus linkage group LG12, E.fuscoguttatus.final_Chr_v1 genome encodes these proteins:
- the chordc1b gene encoding cysteine and histidine-rich domain-containing protein 1 isoform X1: MSVLCYNKGCGQRFDPENNPDDGCTYHPGVPVFHDALKGWSCCKRRTTDFSDFLSIVGCTKGPHNKEKPPEPVKPDVTSSGEKKDTDDQKPKFDEYIISAPKPQEAIHRPSADEPMVRLQQKVSASLKQALERLKLSENTAEKKEEDTDEIKIGTACKNGGCSKSFDGPASDLDVCLYHAGFPIFHEGMKYWSCCKRKTSDFNTFLSQEGCTRGTHLWRKKDAGKKVVPCRFDWHQTGMQVIISIYAKNSIPELCYVEANSTTLDIHVIFEGEKEFVQKISLWGVIDVSKSVMNMMATKIEIAMKKFEPMSWARLDLPPPPPPKEKEQEKEEADSEDEDE, translated from the exons aTGGCTGCACCTACCATCCAGGAGTCCCAGTTTTCCATGATGCattgaag gGATGGTCCTGCTGCAAGAGAAGGACCACTGACTTCTCAGACTTCCTCAGCATTGTT GGCTGTACAAAAGGTCCCCACAACAAAGAGAAGCCCCCTGAGCCAGTGAAACCAGATGTGACGTCATcaggagaaaagaaagacacagaTGACCAAAAACCAAAGTTTGACGAGTACATCATCTCCGCACCAAAGCCTCAGGAGGCAATACACAGACCAAG TGCTGATGAGCCAATGGTGAGATTGCAGCAAAAAGTCTCCGCTTCCCTGAAGCAGGCCCTTGAGAGACTGAAGCTTTCCGAAAATACAGCAGAGAAGAAAG AGGAAGATACTGATGAGATCAAGATTGGAACAGCCTGTAAAAACGGTGGATGTAGTAAA AGTTTTGATGGACCTGCAAGCGATTTGGATGTATGCTTATACCATGCTGGATTTCCTATCTTCCATGAAGG GATGAAATACTGGAGCTGCTGTAAGAGGAAAACCTCCGATTTTAACACCTTCCTCTCTCAAGAGGGCTGTACCAGGGGAACACATCTATGGAGGAAAAAAGATGCG GGTAAGAAAGTGGTCCCGTGTCGGTTTGACTGGCACCAAACAGGGATGCAAGTCATCATCTCTATCTACGCCAAGAATTCCATCCCAGAGCTATGCTACGTGGAAGCAAACAGCACCACG CTCGACATCCATGTTATATTTGAGGGGGAGAAGGAGTTTGTGCAGAAAATCAGTTTGTGGGGA GTGATAGACGTGAGTAAAAGCGTAATGAACATGATGGCCACTAAGATCGAGATCGCCATGAAGAAGTTCGAGCCTATGTCCTGGGCTCGTCTGGACCTTCCCCCACCGCCTCCACCCAAAGAGAAGGAGCAGGAAAAGGAGGAGGCTGACAGCGAGGATGAAGATGAATGA
- the chordc1b gene encoding cysteine and histidine-rich domain-containing protein 1 isoform X2 has protein sequence MSVLCYNKGCGERFDPENNPDDGCTYHPGVPVFHDALKGWSCCKRRTTDFSDFLSIVGCTKGPHNKEKPPEPVKPDVTSSGEKKDTDDQKPKFDEYIISAPKPQEAIHRPSADEPMVRLQQKVSASLKQALERLKLSENTAEKKEEDTDEIKIGTACKNGGCSKSFDGPASDLDVCLYHAGFPIFHEGMKYWSCCKRKTSDFNTFLSQEGCTRGTHLWRKKDAGKKVVPCRFDWHQTGMQVIISIYAKNSIPELCYVEANSTTLDIHVIFEGEKEFVQKISLWGVIDVSKSVMNMMATKIEIAMKKFEPMSWARLDLPPPPPPKEKEQEKEEADSEDEDE, from the exons aTGGCTGCACCTACCATCCAGGAGTCCCAGTTTTCCATGATGCattgaag gGATGGTCCTGCTGCAAGAGAAGGACCACTGACTTCTCAGACTTCCTCAGCATTGTT GGCTGTACAAAAGGTCCCCACAACAAAGAGAAGCCCCCTGAGCCAGTGAAACCAGATGTGACGTCATcaggagaaaagaaagacacagaTGACCAAAAACCAAAGTTTGACGAGTACATCATCTCCGCACCAAAGCCTCAGGAGGCAATACACAGACCAAG TGCTGATGAGCCAATGGTGAGATTGCAGCAAAAAGTCTCCGCTTCCCTGAAGCAGGCCCTTGAGAGACTGAAGCTTTCCGAAAATACAGCAGAGAAGAAAG AGGAAGATACTGATGAGATCAAGATTGGAACAGCCTGTAAAAACGGTGGATGTAGTAAA AGTTTTGATGGACCTGCAAGCGATTTGGATGTATGCTTATACCATGCTGGATTTCCTATCTTCCATGAAGG GATGAAATACTGGAGCTGCTGTAAGAGGAAAACCTCCGATTTTAACACCTTCCTCTCTCAAGAGGGCTGTACCAGGGGAACACATCTATGGAGGAAAAAAGATGCG GGTAAGAAAGTGGTCCCGTGTCGGTTTGACTGGCACCAAACAGGGATGCAAGTCATCATCTCTATCTACGCCAAGAATTCCATCCCAGAGCTATGCTACGTGGAAGCAAACAGCACCACG CTCGACATCCATGTTATATTTGAGGGGGAGAAGGAGTTTGTGCAGAAAATCAGTTTGTGGGGA GTGATAGACGTGAGTAAAAGCGTAATGAACATGATGGCCACTAAGATCGAGATCGCCATGAAGAAGTTCGAGCCTATGTCCTGGGCTCGTCTGGACCTTCCCCCACCGCCTCCACCCAAAGAGAAGGAGCAGGAAAAGGAGGAGGCTGACAGCGAGGATGAAGATGAATGA
- the LOC125898293 gene encoding tyrosinase-like, producing MWPLTIISLLLCFVPSYQQFPRLCATREALRTKECCPPWEGDGSPCGASSGRGSCQDVEVPDRPDGPQFPFSGLDDREKWPLVFYNRTCQCAGNFMGFNCADCKFGFFGVNCNERRESLRRNIFHLSRAERIRLVSYLNLAKQTVSRDYVVATGTYQEMENGSNPMFADVSSYDVFVWMHYYVSRNALLGGPGNVWTDVDFAHWAPAFLPWHRAYLLQWEHEIRKLTGDMSFTIPYWDWRDAQGCDVCTDELMGARSSQDPSLLSPGSVFSSWRILCSRAEDYSERGVLCDAEEEGPLRRNPGNHNRNVVERLPTSAEVEFTLSLTDYDTGAMDRSANMSFRNTLEGFGDPQTGLGNSSRMGMHAALHVYMNGSMSSVQGSANDPIFLLHHAFVDSIYEQWLRRHRPSLSQYPDSDAPIGHNSEYHMVPFLPLYRNREFFISSKDLGYEYTYLLDANQRLAESMRPYLEELQDVWPWLLLAGLCGGIVAVTLTAAILAAKRRYGGSTWLHVNKWKNLFALPERQPLIWSSDTEETKHRNYQTTI from the exons ATGTGGCCACTTACAATCATTAGTCTCTTATTGTGTTTTGTGCcctcctatcaacagttcccCCGTCTGTGTGCCACCCGGGAGGCCTTGCGCACAAAGGAGTGCTGCCCGCCTTGGGAAGGAGACGGTTCGCCCTGCGGCGCCAGCTCGGGTCGAGGCTCCTGCCAGGATGTGGAGGTGCCGGACCGGCCGGACGGGCCGCAGTTTCCCTTCTCGGGGTTGGATGACAGAGAGAAGTGGCCCTTGGTTTTCTACAACCGGACTTGTCAGTGCGCGGGGAACTTCATGGGTTTCAACTGCGCGGATTGTAAGTTTGGCTTCTTCGGGGTGAACTGCAATGAGAGGAGAGAGTCTCTCAGGAGGAACATATTCCACCTGTCCCGCGCCGAGAGGATTCGGCTCGTGTCTTACCTCAACTTGGCCAAGCAGACAGTCAGCAGAGACTATGTTGTGGCCACTGGGACCTACCAGGAGATGGAAAACGGCTCCAACCCGATGTTCGCTGATGTGTCTTCGTATGATGTCTTTGTGTGGATGCATTACTATGTGTCCAGAAACGCGCTGCTCGGCGGGCCGGGGAATGTGTGGACCGATGTGGACTTTGCCCACTGGGCGCCTGCGTTTCTGCCGTGGCACCGCGCGTACCTGCTGCAATGGGAACATGAGATCAGGAAGCTGACCGGAGACATGAGCTTCACCATCCCGTACTGGGACTGGAGGGATGCCCAGGGATGTGACGTGTGCACGGACGAGCTGATGGGGGCCCGGAGCTCCCAGGATCCCAGTCTCCTCAGCCCAGGCTCGGTTTTCTCTTCTTGGAGG ATACTGTGCTCCCGTGCAGAGGACTACAGTGAAAGGGGTGTGTTGTGTGATGCTGAAGAAGAAGGCCCGTTGCGTCGTAACCCGGGAAACCACAACCGCAACGTGGTTGAAAGATTACCAACTTCAGCAGAGGTGGAGTTTACTCTCAGTTTGACCGACTATGACACAGGAGCCATGGACCGCAGTGCCAACATGAGCTTCAGGAACACTCTGGAAG GATTCGGGGATCCTCAGACCGGGTTAGGAAACAGCTCTCGTATGGGCATGCATGCTGCTCTTCACGTGTACATGAATGGATCCATGTCCTCAGTGCAGGGCTCAGCCAATGACCCCATATTCCTTCTCCACCATGCTTTTGTCGACag CATTTATGAGCAGTGGCTCAGGAGGCACAGACCATCTCTGTCGCAGTATCCAGACTCTGATGCTCCGATAGGGCACAACAGCGAATACCACATGGTGCCCTTCCTGCCCCTGTACAGAAACAGAGAGTTCTTCATCTCCAGCAAAGACCTGGGATATGAATATACGTATCTGCTAGATGCTA ACCAGAGGCTAGCAGAGTCCATGCGTCCTTACCTGGAGGAACTGCAGGATGTGTGGCCCTGGCTGCTGCTCGCAGGTCTCTGTGGAGGAATTGTAGCTGTGACCCTAACTGCTGCCATCCTAGCTGCAAAACGGCGATATGGAGGGTCGACTTGGCTGCATGTGAACAAGTGGAAAAACTTATTTGCTCTCCCAGAAAGACAGCCACTTATCTGGAGCAGTGACACAGAGGAAACCAAACACCGTAACTACCAAACAACTATCTGA